In a genomic window of Sporosarcina trichiuri:
- a CDS encoding NAD(P)/FAD-dependent oxidoreductase, with translation MKRPTILVLGAGYGGLSTVVNLQKSLGTDEAEIILINKNDYHYESTWLHEAAAGTLSPEQVRYDISRVIKKDKVTFVKAEVTGIDVSGKTVASTAGDFTYDYLVIALGFEGETFGIPGLDRYALSIANVNAARQIREHIEYQFATWSQEEEKSDSRLTIIVGGAGFTGIEFLGELGDRIPKLCEEFDVPADKVKVLCVEAAPMVLPGFDPELVDYAVRQLKSKGIEFSIGTPVVEATPEGVKLKKGEDEFEFIEAGTVVWAAGVRGNRLIEETGIENMRARVKVEKDLRAPGYDDVFIVGDCALMINEEVNRPYPPTAQIAMQQGDMCANNLIALMKGQPTSPFVPDLKGSIASLGSSDAIGVAFGKKMTGAKASFMKKMVDNRALYLIGGAGLTFKKGKFDFL, from the coding sequence GTGAAAAGACCTACAATCCTCGTGTTAGGCGCCGGATATGGCGGATTGTCTACTGTAGTGAACCTTCAGAAGTCACTTGGAACAGACGAAGCCGAAATCATCCTCATCAACAAAAACGATTACCACTACGAATCGACCTGGCTCCATGAAGCAGCTGCCGGGACACTGAGCCCCGAGCAGGTGCGGTACGATATCAGCCGCGTCATTAAAAAGGATAAAGTGACATTCGTCAAAGCGGAAGTGACAGGAATCGATGTCAGCGGGAAGACCGTCGCATCGACTGCCGGAGACTTCACGTACGACTATCTCGTCATCGCACTCGGATTCGAAGGCGAGACGTTCGGTATCCCGGGTCTCGACAGATATGCGCTTTCGATCGCCAATGTAAACGCTGCACGTCAGATCCGCGAGCATATCGAGTACCAGTTCGCCACTTGGTCGCAAGAAGAAGAGAAGTCCGACAGCCGTCTGACCATCATCGTCGGCGGCGCCGGGTTCACCGGCATCGAGTTCCTTGGCGAACTCGGGGACCGTATCCCGAAACTTTGTGAAGAATTCGACGTGCCGGCGGACAAAGTGAAAGTCCTTTGTGTTGAGGCTGCGCCGATGGTGCTTCCCGGATTCGACCCGGAACTCGTCGATTATGCAGTGCGCCAGCTCAAGTCCAAAGGCATCGAGTTTTCGATCGGCACACCGGTCGTCGAAGCGACACCGGAAGGCGTCAAGCTCAAAAAGGGCGAGGACGAATTCGAATTCATCGAGGCGGGGACTGTGGTCTGGGCTGCAGGCGTCCGCGGCAACCGCCTTATTGAAGAAACGGGCATCGAAAATATGCGTGCCCGTGTCAAAGTCGAAAAAGACCTGCGCGCGCCTGGATACGATGATGTGTTCATCGTCGGGGACTGCGCACTGATGATCAACGAAGAGGTCAACCGGCCGTATCCGCCGACTGCGCAGATCGCGATGCAGCAGGGCGACATGTGTGCGAACAACCTCATAGCTCTCATGAAAGGCCAGCCGACATCTCCATTTGTGCCGGACTTGAAGGGCAGCATTGCGTCGCTCGGCTCAAGTGACGCGATCGGTGTCGCGTTCGGCAAGAAGATGACCGGCGCGAAAGCCTCGTTCATGAAAAAGATGGTCGACAACCGCGCGCTGTACTTGATCGGCGGTGCCGGACTGACATTCAAAAAAGGGAAATTCGATTTCCTGTAA
- a CDS encoding TIGR01457 family HAD-type hydrolase, with protein MTHYKAVCFDLDGTVYKETEPIEESVAFLKSLAGTSADAYFITNNSSHTREQIVRKLAAFGIETDESHIMTSAIAAAEYCARELHGRTIQMIGEAGLEEALAEKGIRTVSRGGDVVVMGIDHGITYDKLADACLSIRAGAEFIATNGDLSVPGKEGLVPGNGAFAELVRSSTGVAPVIVGKPESYMLEFIRQESGVRKDEMIMIGDNYDTDILSGIRYGIDTIHLEGGVTPRELVLSKPEQPTHVFKSLADWKDHQLF; from the coding sequence GTGACACATTATAAGGCGGTCTGCTTCGATCTGGACGGCACTGTGTACAAAGAAACCGAGCCGATCGAAGAATCGGTCGCGTTCCTCAAGTCGCTGGCAGGCACTTCAGCCGATGCGTATTTCATCACGAACAATTCTTCGCATACCCGCGAACAGATCGTTCGGAAGCTTGCGGCATTCGGTATCGAGACGGATGAATCGCACATTATGACGTCCGCCATTGCCGCTGCTGAATACTGCGCACGGGAGCTGCACGGCAGGACCATCCAGATGATCGGGGAAGCAGGGCTGGAAGAGGCGCTTGCGGAGAAGGGCATCCGGACCGTCAGCCGGGGCGGAGACGTGGTGGTCATGGGAATCGATCACGGCATTACGTATGACAAGCTTGCGGATGCCTGCCTTTCCATCCGGGCAGGTGCTGAATTCATCGCGACGAATGGAGATTTGTCCGTGCCTGGCAAAGAAGGGCTCGTTCCGGGGAACGGGGCGTTTGCCGAACTGGTCCGGTCCTCCACAGGTGTGGCGCCGGTCATCGTCGGCAAACCGGAATCATATATGCTGGAATTCATCCGCCAGGAGAGCGGTGTCCGGAAAGATGAGATGATCATGATCGGTGATAATTATGATACGGATATTCTGTCGGGCATCCGGTACGGCATCGATACGATCCATCTTGAAGGCGGTGTTACACCGCGTGAGCTCGTCCTCAGCAAACCTGAACAGCCTACGCATGTATTCAAATCACTTGCCGACTGGAAAGATCATCAGTTATTCTGA
- the mnhG gene encoding monovalent cation/H(+) antiporter subunit G yields the protein MIYVANLVIGFCIAVGVFFTVVTVVGILRLPDVYTRAHAASKSATLGVLGILVGVFLHFWWIKGHFSIQLLLGSVFLFITSPVGGHLMSRAAYMSGVKPTDLTVGDDLGEAIGEQKSHEED from the coding sequence GTGATATACGTCGCTAATCTAGTTATCGGGTTCTGCATAGCCGTCGGTGTGTTTTTCACAGTTGTCACGGTGGTCGGTATCCTGCGGCTGCCGGACGTCTATACACGGGCGCACGCCGCTTCCAAGAGCGCCACGCTCGGCGTACTCGGCATCCTGGTCGGGGTGTTCCTCCACTTCTGGTGGATCAAAGGGCATTTCAGTATCCAGCTTCTGCTCGGAAGTGTGTTCCTGTTCATCACCTCTCCGGTCGGCGGTCACTTGATGAGCCGCGCCGCCTACATGTCCGGCGTCAAGCCGACTGACCTTACCGTCGGTGATGACCTGGGTGAAGCGATCGGCGAACAGAAATCCCATGAAGAAGACTGA
- a CDS encoding YuzB family protein, whose product MNPIVEFCISNLANGSQETLETLERDPNIDVLEYGCLSYCTLCAESLYALVNGEVVEGDSPAELTENIYQFIEENPLF is encoded by the coding sequence GTGAACCCGATAGTGGAGTTCTGCATCAGTAATTTAGCGAATGGTTCTCAAGAAACCCTCGAGACGCTCGAAAGGGATCCGAATATCGACGTACTGGAATACGGCTGTCTCAGCTATTGTACACTTTGTGCAGAGTCGCTGTATGCCCTGGTGAATGGTGAAGTCGTCGAGGGGGACAGTCCCGCCGAGCTGACGGAAAATATTTATCAGTTCATCGAAGAGAACCCTCTTTTTTAA
- a CDS encoding divergent PAP2 family protein → MMILNNVPLLVALFGILFAQFVKIPIHFLLTRELDWKLMTSTGGMPSSHSAAVTALTTAVAYEHGLDSSLFAVSAIFAVIVMFDATGIRYQAGQQAVIINEMRRDFQVFVSEAKDWVQKDDEQKMQELKTLLGHKPNEVAAGAITGILISVITYTFIL, encoded by the coding sequence ATGATGATACTGAACAACGTCCCATTGCTCGTTGCGCTGTTTGGGATCCTTTTTGCCCAATTCGTCAAAATACCGATCCACTTCCTGCTGACGCGGGAGCTCGACTGGAAGCTGATGACGTCGACAGGCGGTATGCCAAGCTCCCACTCTGCGGCTGTCACGGCACTTACAACCGCTGTCGCCTATGAGCATGGACTCGATTCGTCCCTGTTTGCGGTATCGGCCATCTTTGCAGTGATCGTCATGTTCGATGCGACGGGCATACGGTATCAGGCCGGCCAGCAGGCGGTCATCATCAACGAAATGCGGAGGGACTTCCAAGTGTTCGTCAGTGAAGCGAAAGACTGGGTCCAGAAAGACGATGAGCAGAAGATGCAGGAACTCAAGACCCTTCTCGGCCACAAGCCGAATGAAGTGGCCGCTGGCGCGATCACCGGCATCCTGATCTCCGTTATCACCTATACCTTCATACTATGA
- a CDS encoding DUF2225 domain-containing protein → MEVTPLYDKKMTCLNCKEHFTTTKVRSRFARVASTDSDFKPNYKDRAVNPLFYNIAVCPACGFSFTEDFAPYFAPGTKEQIAAVITAGWQPRSLGGERTLEEAIDAYKLGYLSAMVKREKALTIAGIAVRTAWLYRESDSQGEETRFLKLARNLYEEAYSNDDHAGTQMSESRVLYMIAELSWRIGDREKAIQHFSRIIEHQRISTEPQLIDMTKERWQEIRNET, encoded by the coding sequence ATGGAAGTGACCCCGCTCTATGATAAGAAGATGACTTGCCTGAACTGCAAGGAGCACTTCACGACGACAAAGGTGCGGTCCCGGTTTGCAAGAGTCGCGTCGACCGATAGCGATTTCAAACCGAATTACAAGGACCGTGCCGTAAACCCCCTTTTCTATAATATTGCCGTATGCCCGGCGTGCGGCTTTTCGTTTACGGAGGACTTCGCTCCGTACTTTGCGCCGGGAACGAAAGAACAGATCGCTGCGGTCATCACTGCCGGCTGGCAGCCGCGCTCCCTCGGCGGCGAGCGGACACTCGAAGAAGCGATAGATGCCTATAAGCTCGGCTATCTGAGCGCAATGGTGAAACGGGAGAAAGCACTTACGATTGCGGGTATTGCAGTACGGACGGCCTGGCTGTACCGTGAGTCAGACAGCCAGGGAGAAGAAACACGATTTCTGAAATTGGCACGCAATCTGTACGAAGAAGCCTATTCCAACGACGATCATGCCGGCACGCAGATGTCGGAATCCCGTGTCCTCTATATGATCGCGGAACTCTCCTGGCGCATCGGTGATCGGGAAAAAGCGATCCAGCACTTCTCCCGCATCATCGAACACCAGCGGATATCCACGGAGCCTCAGCTCATTGACATGACGAAGGAGCGGTGGCAGGAAATCCGGAACGAAACGTAA
- a CDS encoding leucyl aminopeptidase, translating into MKTTIANKEIEQAALDVLVVGLPEHPENLERWDSLNDLFGGRLLDWVKEGDVSTDLKAVTKLPAASGTAVKRVLFIGLGPAKKLTDQILLEVFAKAGKELKGRKAENVSIWADSFTTDTLEADDTAFAAIQGMLLGSYQFDDYKTTSNEKDFCFAEIELISTADEDELKAAAEVGRVHAEAVNSARTLVNTPPNILTAVKMAEHAEQLAERYDFELEVLGKEEMEELGMGAILAVNKGSVEEPRLIVLKYAGGNEDWTDVVGLVGKGITYDTGGYSLKPKDGMVGMKGDMGGAAAVFGAMQIIGELRPKKNVIAVIASTDNMVSGDAFKPDDVITSLSGKTIEVLNTDAEGRLVLADAVTYAKQSGADCLIDVATLTGGVIVALGKDKTGALTNDEAFFESFMEASLETGEFVWRLPLTENDKKRLRTSDVADLNNSPGRDGHMIFGGGFVGEFAGDTPWIHLDIAGTSEAGAPHNLGPKGATGVMSRTLATFIERLAEEEPDAE; encoded by the coding sequence ATGAAAACAACCATTGCGAACAAGGAAATCGAACAGGCGGCGCTCGATGTGCTCGTCGTCGGCCTGCCGGAACATCCGGAAAACTTGGAAAGATGGGACAGTCTGAATGACCTGTTCGGCGGACGTCTGCTGGATTGGGTGAAAGAAGGGGATGTCTCCACCGATCTGAAAGCGGTCACAAAACTGCCGGCTGCTTCCGGTACAGCGGTCAAACGTGTCCTCTTCATCGGCCTCGGTCCAGCGAAGAAGCTGACTGACCAGATTCTGCTGGAAGTCTTCGCGAAAGCCGGAAAAGAGCTGAAAGGACGGAAAGCGGAAAATGTCTCGATCTGGGCGGATTCCTTTACAACGGATACACTGGAAGCGGATGACACTGCATTTGCCGCAATCCAGGGAATGCTTCTGGGCAGCTACCAATTCGATGACTATAAAACGACGTCGAATGAAAAGGACTTCTGCTTCGCTGAAATTGAACTGATCAGCACCGCAGATGAGGACGAGCTGAAGGCCGCAGCCGAAGTGGGAAGAGTGCATGCGGAAGCTGTCAATTCCGCACGGACACTCGTCAACACACCGCCGAATATCCTGACAGCGGTCAAGATGGCGGAGCATGCGGAACAACTGGCGGAACGGTATGATTTCGAACTGGAAGTGCTCGGGAAAGAGGAGATGGAAGAACTCGGCATGGGAGCGATCCTTGCGGTCAACAAAGGGTCTGTCGAAGAGCCGCGGCTCATCGTCCTCAAGTATGCGGGCGGCAATGAGGACTGGACGGATGTTGTCGGACTGGTCGGAAAAGGCATCACCTATGATACCGGCGGCTACTCGCTGAAACCGAAAGACGGCATGGTCGGCATGAAGGGGGATATGGGAGGCGCTGCAGCTGTGTTCGGCGCAATGCAGATCATCGGTGAGCTGCGTCCGAAAAAGAACGTCATTGCAGTCATCGCTTCGACAGACAACATGGTATCAGGTGATGCGTTCAAACCGGATGATGTCATCACGTCCCTGTCCGGCAAGACGATCGAGGTGCTCAATACGGATGCGGAAGGCCGGCTCGTTCTGGCGGACGCAGTCACTTACGCGAAGCAGTCGGGTGCGGACTGCCTGATCGATGTCGCGACCTTGACAGGCGGCGTCATCGTCGCACTAGGCAAGGATAAGACGGGTGCCTTAACGAATGATGAGGCATTTTTCGAATCGTTCATGGAAGCTTCCCTCGAAACTGGCGAGTTCGTCTGGCGGCTGCCGCTCACCGAGAATGACAAGAAGCGTCTGCGCACAAGCGATGTGGCGGACCTTAACAATTCCCCGGGGCGTGACGGCCATATGATTTTCGGCGGGGGGTTTGTCGGCGAATTTGCAGGCGATACCCCGTGGATCCATCTCGATATCGCGGGTACATCAGAAGCAGGCGCACCGCATAATCTCGGGCCGAAAGGGGCGACCGGCGTCATGTCACGCACGCTTGCGACATTCATCGAGCGCCTGGCGGAGGAAGAGCCGGACGCGGAATAG
- a CDS encoding YutD family protein encodes MTEQRITLDQVEFEVIENHRDGFNSEALESRYSEILSKYDYILGDWGYGQLRLKGFFDDRSSKATYETKISTLQDYLYEYCNFGCAHFVLKKIGKVKKEQPDASQQPKDGPVKTAKKTS; translated from the coding sequence ATGACAGAACAGCGGATTACGCTGGATCAGGTTGAATTCGAAGTGATCGAAAATCACCGTGACGGGTTCAATAGTGAAGCGTTGGAAAGCCGATACAGCGAAATACTGTCCAAGTACGATTATATTCTCGGTGACTGGGGATATGGCCAGCTGCGGCTCAAAGGGTTCTTCGATGACCGCAGTTCGAAGGCCACCTACGAAACCAAAATAAGTACACTTCAGGACTATCTGTACGAGTACTGCAATTTCGGCTGTGCGCACTTCGTCCTGAAGAAAATCGGCAAAGTGAAGAAAGAGCAGCCGGATGCATCCCAGCAGCCGAAGGACGGACCTGTGAAGACCGCTAAGAAAACTTCATGA
- a CDS encoding HesB/IscA family protein, with amino-acid sequence MTQLINLSESAAYRVKQMMEHNGEEGSFLRVSVNGGGCSGLTYGMGFDKEQHDTDQMLELHGIQIVVSSEDTDILAGTEIDYKESLMGGGFTIENPNAIASCGCGTSFRTAKKAGAPASCD; translated from the coding sequence ATGACACAACTGATCAACTTATCGGAATCAGCTGCATACCGCGTCAAACAGATGATGGAGCATAACGGGGAAGAAGGCTCTTTCCTCCGTGTCTCGGTCAATGGCGGCGGCTGCAGCGGACTGACATACGGCATGGGATTCGACAAGGAACAGCATGATACGGATCAGATGCTTGAACTGCACGGTATCCAGATTGTCGTCTCTTCCGAAGATACCGACATCCTGGCCGGAACGGAAATCGATTACAAGGAGTCTCTCATGGGCGGCGGATTCACAATCGAAAATCCGAATGCGATTGCATCATGCGGATGCGGGACTTCATTCCGCACAGCAAAGAAAGCCGGCGCGCCGGCGAGCTGCGACTGA
- a CDS encoding ABC transporter ATP-binding protein, with translation MLSIQDLNVYYGSIHALKGVSLEVNEGEIVTLIGANGAGKSTLLKTVSGLLKPKQGTIEYTGSAIQGKPAQSIVKMGVSQVPEGRRVFAEMSVEENIELGAFLRKDKGEIGKDYKKVYDIFPRLYERRKQSAGTLSGGEQQMLAMGRAIMARPKLLLLDEPSMGLAPLMVKTIFETVKDINEAGTTILLVEQNAHLALSIADRGYVIETGRGILSGTAEELQSSEEVRNAYLGGH, from the coding sequence ATGCTGAGCATCCAGGATCTGAATGTCTACTACGGCAGCATCCATGCATTGAAAGGCGTCTCGCTCGAGGTGAACGAAGGGGAGATCGTCACATTGATCGGCGCAAACGGAGCAGGGAAGAGCACTCTCCTGAAAACGGTGTCCGGCCTGCTGAAACCGAAACAGGGGACGATCGAGTATACCGGGTCCGCCATCCAGGGGAAGCCTGCGCAGTCCATCGTCAAGATGGGAGTGTCGCAGGTGCCGGAAGGGCGGCGGGTATTCGCGGAAATGTCCGTGGAGGAGAATATTGAACTCGGCGCGTTCCTCCGCAAGGACAAAGGGGAAATCGGGAAGGATTACAAGAAAGTGTACGACATCTTCCCGAGATTGTACGAACGCCGCAAGCAGTCGGCAGGGACACTGTCCGGCGGCGAGCAGCAGATGCTTGCGATGGGCCGTGCCATCATGGCAAGACCGAAATTGCTGTTGCTCGACGAGCCGTCGATGGGCCTTGCGCCGCTCATGGTGAAAACGATCTTCGAAACGGTCAAAGATATCAATGAGGCCGGGACGACCATCCTGCTCGTCGAACAGAACGCCCACTTGGCATTATCCATTGCGGACCGGGGCTACGTCATCGAGACCGGACGGGGGATCCTGTCCGGGACGGCAGAAGAACTGCAGTCGAGTGAAGAGGTCAGGAACGCCTATCTCGGAGGACATTGA
- a CDS encoding NifU family protein, with amino-acid sequence MDFSGDPVYNEYKGKGSLQPMTEATMNESVQEVLNKLRPFLLRDGGDCELIDVEDGIVKLRLLGACGTCPSSTITLKAGIERALLEEVPGVVEVEQVF; translated from the coding sequence ATGGATTTTTCGGGTGATCCAGTTTATAATGAATATAAAGGAAAGGGGAGTTTACAACCAATGACTGAAGCTACCATGAACGAATCCGTCCAGGAAGTTTTGAATAAATTGCGTCCGTTCCTATTGCGTGACGGCGGTGACTGTGAATTGATCGACGTGGAAGACGGGATCGTTAAACTGCGCCTGCTTGGCGCATGCGGTACGTGCCCTAGTTCGACGATCACATTGAAAGCCGGCATCGAGCGTGCGCTTCTCGAAGAAGTGCCCGGTGTCGTGGAAGTGGAGCAAGTATTCTGA
- a CDS encoding YuzD family protein, translated as METKHVLVEVYGAEVVCASCVNAPTSKDTYEWLDAAIRRKYPDQPFEIVYIDIDSVITDARQADIAAKVQDDEYFYPLVLVNEEVLGEGHIQLKRVYRELEKNGYIPAG; from the coding sequence ATGGAGACAAAACATGTCCTAGTTGAAGTATACGGTGCAGAGGTGGTCTGTGCAAGCTGCGTGAACGCACCGACCTCGAAAGATACGTATGAATGGCTCGATGCCGCAATCCGGAGGAAATATCCAGATCAGCCATTTGAAATAGTATATATCGATATCGATTCTGTCATTACGGATGCTCGGCAGGCCGATATTGCCGCCAAGGTGCAAGATGATGAGTACTTCTATCCGCTTGTTCTTGTCAATGAGGAAGTGCTCGGCGAAGGACACATCCAGCTGAAGCGGGTGTACCGGGAACTCGAGAAGAACGGTTACATCCCTGCCGGCTGA
- a CDS encoding YuiB family protein: protein MFFGIGFLLNMLLRMSWIMAVIYPIVVILIIDEVKAYEYITKPGHAFSLLGEKLMALHTVDIVILSSGMLGAIISGIVSKLLRKQGYQMF from the coding sequence ATGTTCTTCGGCATCGGTTTTTTGCTGAATATGCTATTGCGCATGTCGTGGATCATGGCGGTCATCTACCCGATTGTCGTCATCCTGATCATAGATGAAGTGAAGGCATATGAATACATCACGAAACCGGGTCATGCATTCAGCCTGCTCGGAGAGAAACTGATGGCGCTCCACACCGTCGACATCGTCATCCTGTCGAGCGGAATGCTCGGTGCGATCATCTCAGGTATCGTCAGCAAGCTCTTGCGTAAGCAGGGTTATCAGATGTTTTAA
- the lipA gene encoding lipoyl synthase: MSCTPGTGTKKEHIRKPDWLKIKLNTNENYTDLKKLMREKNLHTVCEEARCPNIHECWGERRTATFMILGDTCTRACRFCAVKTGLPTELDLAEPERVADSVALMNLKHVVVTAVARDDQKDGGSGVFAETIRAIRRKNPFTTVEVLPSDMGGEYDNIKRLMDAKPDILNHNIETVRRMTPRVRARAKYDRSLELLRRAKEMHPDIPTKSSIMLGVGETWEEIIETMDDLRANGVDIMTIGQYLQPTKKHLAVQKYYTPKEFRQLFDIAMSKGFSHCQSGPLVRSSYHADEQVNSAAKERQRKGEEELESLTVKG, from the coding sequence ATGTCTTGCACACCTGGGACGGGAACGAAAAAAGAGCACATCCGGAAACCGGATTGGCTGAAAATCAAACTGAACACGAATGAAAACTATACAGATCTGAAGAAGCTGATGCGTGAAAAGAATCTGCATACGGTCTGTGAGGAAGCACGCTGTCCGAACATCCATGAATGCTGGGGGGAACGGCGAACAGCTACGTTCATGATCCTCGGGGATACGTGCACACGGGCCTGCCGTTTCTGTGCGGTGAAAACAGGTCTGCCGACCGAACTGGATCTGGCAGAACCGGAGCGGGTCGCGGACTCGGTCGCGCTCATGAATCTGAAGCACGTCGTTGTGACGGCGGTTGCGCGGGACGATCAGAAAGACGGCGGATCCGGGGTGTTCGCGGAGACCATCCGTGCGATCCGGAGAAAGAATCCGTTCACGACAGTGGAAGTGCTCCCTTCCGATATGGGCGGGGAGTATGACAACATTAAGCGCCTGATGGATGCGAAGCCGGATATACTCAACCATAACATCGAAACGGTGAGACGGATGACGCCGCGGGTGCGGGCGCGTGCGAAATACGACCGGTCGCTCGAACTGCTGCGCCGGGCAAAGGAAATGCATCCGGATATTCCGACCAAGTCTTCGATCATGCTCGGGGTCGGTGAAACATGGGAAGAGATCATCGAAACGATGGACGACCTGCGTGCAAATGGTGTGGATATCATGACGATCGGGCAATACTTGCAGCCGACGAAAAAACATCTGGCTGTCCAAAAATATTATACGCCAAAGGAATTCAGGCAGCTCTTCGATATCGCGATGAGCAAAGGCTTCTCCCACTGCCAGTCCGGTCCGCTCGTACGTTCCAGCTATCATGCGGACGAACAGGTGAACAGCGCGGCAAAGGAACGCCAGCGCAAGGGCGAAGAGGAACTGGAGTCCTTGACGGTGAAAGGCTGA
- a CDS encoding NAD(P)/FAD-dependent oxidoreductase produces the protein MKKLVLLGAGYGNMRILSRILSNLPEDVEVTLVDRTSFHSLKTEFYALASGTVPDSDVRVQLPTHERLKVTEGEIASIELDEKCVLLADGRKVPYDQLVIGLGCEDNYHDVPGAQEYTSSIQTIGQSRETYRKLLNLSGGATVAIVGAGLSGIELASELRESRSDLNIKLFDRGPRILRDFPERLSNFIQSWFDKHDVDVIANSNITRVEENRLFNHEDRIEVDAVVWTAGIQPTKVVRDLDVEKDKSNRVVLNQYHQIPGREDVYAVGDIASLPHAPSAQLAEGQAEQIVTVLRHTWNGEKLPDTMPDIKLKGFMGSLGKKQGFAYLADRTVTGRIARLLKSGVLWMYKWHNG, from the coding sequence ATGAAGAAACTAGTATTATTGGGCGCCGGATACGGCAATATGAGAATCCTGAGCCGGATCCTCAGCAATCTGCCCGAAGATGTCGAGGTGACGCTCGTTGACCGCACCTCCTTCCACAGCTTGAAAACGGAATTCTATGCCCTCGCTTCCGGCACAGTCCCTGACAGCGATGTGCGTGTCCAGCTGCCGACCCACGAACGGCTCAAAGTGACGGAAGGCGAAATTGCATCCATCGAGTTGGATGAGAAATGCGTCCTGCTCGCAGATGGAAGGAAAGTGCCCTATGATCAGCTGGTCATCGGACTCGGCTGTGAAGACAACTACCATGACGTCCCGGGTGCACAAGAGTATACATCGAGCATCCAGACGATCGGCCAGTCCCGGGAAACGTACAGGAAACTGCTGAACTTGAGCGGCGGTGCCACCGTCGCGATCGTCGGCGCGGGACTCAGCGGAATTGAACTGGCAAGCGAGCTGCGGGAAAGCCGTTCGGATCTGAACATCAAACTGTTCGACCGCGGTCCCCGGATCCTGCGTGATTTTCCGGAGCGCCTGAGTAATTTCATCCAGAGCTGGTTCGACAAGCACGATGTCGACGTCATTGCAAACTCCAACATTACAAGGGTGGAAGAAAACCGCCTGTTCAATCACGAGGACCGCATCGAAGTCGACGCAGTCGTCTGGACTGCCGGCATCCAGCCGACAAAAGTGGTTCGTGACCTCGATGTCGAAAAAGACAAGTCCAACCGTGTTGTGCTCAATCAGTATCACCAGATACCGGGCCGTGAAGACGTGTATGCAGTCGGTGATATCGCCTCACTCCCGCATGCGCCGAGCGCGCAGCTGGCAGAAGGTCAGGCGGAACAGATCGTCACGGTGCTCCGCCACACGTGGAATGGGGAAAAACTGCCGGACACGATGCCGGATATCAAGCTGAAAGGATTCATGGGATCGCTCGGCAAGAAGCAGGGATTCGCCTATCTCGCTGACCGCACTGTCACAGGCAGGATCGCCCGGCTGCTGAAATCGGGTGTTCTCTGGATGTACAAATGGCATAACGGCTGA
- a CDS encoding DUF86 domain-containing protein: MYFIDRKKISETLAYMEELLAQFSSESGWQENSLKKLALERIAQSVIESVIDVGNSMIDGFIMRDPGSYDDIIDIMNDEKVIDPDMDRPLKDVIGLRKMLVRDFTHVDLDEVTKTLHGSLPVLKRFPERVLTYLENELGPVSAFLPEESSSDTL; this comes from the coding sequence ATGTATTTTATCGACAGGAAGAAGATCAGTGAAACACTGGCCTATATGGAAGAATTGCTCGCACAGTTCTCGTCGGAGAGCGGCTGGCAGGAAAACTCCTTGAAAAAACTTGCATTGGAGCGGATCGCCCAGAGTGTGATTGAATCCGTCATCGATGTCGGCAATTCGATGATTGACGGTTTCATCATGCGGGATCCCGGCAGCTATGATGACATCATCGACATCATGAACGATGAGAAAGTCATCGATCCTGACATGGACCGGCCGCTGAAAGACGTGATCGGCCTGCGCAAAATGCTTGTCCGCGATTTCACGCACGTCGACCTCGACGAAGTGACGAAGACACTGCACGGCAGTCTGCCGGTACTCAAGCGGTTCCCGGAGCGGGTGCTGACCTATCTCGAAAACGAGCTTGGTCCTGTGTCCGCGTTCCTTCCGGAGGAGTCATCCAGTGACACATTATAA